The Anabaena sp. PCC 7108 region ATAAATAAGAATAAAAATATTTTCTAAAAAGTACTTGACAAAACCCCCAGGGTAACTGCTATATTATTTGAAGTTGACTTACTTCGTTGGGGCGTAGCCAAGTGGTAAGGCAGTGGGTTTTGGTCCCGCCATCCCTAGGTTCGAATCCTAGCGCCCCAGTATTAAGAAGGGCAGGTTTTAAAGCCTGTCCTTTTTTTTCAATTATCAAAATTAACAACTGGGTTTGGTGGAGAGTCACTTTTCAGGTGATTTGAGAGCTTGATCCAAAACTTGTCTAGCCTGTTCTGCTTTAGTTCGTGCTTCTTGATAACGGATATTAGCTTGGGCGAAATTTTTGAGAACCTTAAAACCTTCCTTGAGACGGGTGATTTCCTCCTCAGTCACCACATTATCTGAGAATAGAACATCAACCGCTTTACGAATTTCCAAAGCTTCAGACCGTGATTCTTGCACCTTCAACTTCAGTGTAGCCAAATTGTTGAGAATCTGGACGGCTTGGGTAATGGCATCCTCACCGCTAGTATTATCAATAGTTGGTTCCTTAACTTCAATTAACTGTTGAGGTCCAAATCCTTCTTCTAGTTGTGTGGATAGCTGATCAGTATCCATCAGTTCCATCAACTGATCCATTGCTTTATCGCGGGCTTTAGCCGAATCTTTGCCAGGAACAGAAAGAATAATTTCTGGGCTTTGAGCGAGAGTATACTGAACCATATTAGGGAAAATGTGCTGGTTTACCAAGCTAGGGAGAAACTAGACACAAGAATTGTCCAGCGCCATAATGACCATATCATTTGGTGATGAGTTTATGCTATGGGTTTAAACTAAAATCAAACTTTATACTAGATAAAGAGAAACTCAAATACAAGAGGAGAGGAGAGCAATGACTCCCAATCCCGCCATTATGCGATCTGTAGAACAATTGGGCTACCGCGTTACCGTTGGTGACGTAGCAACCCAAGCTGGTTTAAATTTAGCTGAAGCCAATCAAGGATTATTAACCTTAGCATCAGATGCTGGGGGACATTTACAGGTAGCAGAATCCGGTGATATTGTTTATAAATTTCCCCAAAATTTTAGAACAATTTTACGTAATAAATACTTGCAATTACGGTTGCAGGAATGGTGGAAAAAAGTTTGGGGAGTGCTGTTTTACTTAATTCGCATTTCCTTTGGAATTTTCTTAATTGCTTCTATCGCGCTGATTACTGTCACCATCATCATTATCATTACTGCTGCCAATTCAGACCGAGATGGAGACAATAGAAGCAGTGGTTCTCGCGGATTCAATTTCTTCTTTTTCCCAGATTTATTCTGGTATTTTAGTCCCGATTATAGACAACAATCGCAAGAAAGACGACAACAAAGAGGGGAAGAGAGCGATCTCAATTTCTTTGAAGCTGTGTTTTCGTTTTTGTTTGGTGATGGTAATCCTAACGCCAACTTAGAAGAACGCCGTTGGCAAGAAATTGCGACAGTGATTGGTAATCACAAAGGAGCAATAGTAGCCGAACAAATTGCGCCATATTTGGATAATTTGGGTGAAAAATATCAGCAAGAATACGAAGATTATATGTTGCCTGTACTGGTAAGATTTAATGGGCAACCCCAGGTAAGTGCTGATGGGCAAATTGTCTATTATTTCCCAGAGTTACAAGTAAGAGCCAGCAAAAAAAAGCGGCAGTCAATAGCTCCTTATTTAGAGGAATTTCCTTGGCGGTTTAGTACGGCGAGTTCAGGAAAAATTATGTTGAGTGCTGGTTTAGGTGTACTCAACTTTGTGGCTGCTTTAATACTGGGAAGTTTATTGAGGGATGGTACAGCCGCAGCGCAAATAGGTGGATTGGTAGGCTTTGTACAAGGAATTTATTGGTTGTTGTTGGCTTATGGAGCAGGTTTTTTAGGTATACCCTTATTGCGTTATTTTTGGATTCAATGGCGCAATGGTAAAATTGCTGCTGGAAATAATCAAAGGATAGAAAGAGCAAGATTGTTAGCAAATGCTGATTCGGCTTTACAGAAAAAAATTGCTTTTGCTAGTGAATTTGCTAAAGAAAAAATCATTGGTAAAGAAGATTCTGTTTATTCCAGTGAGACAGACTTGCTAGAACAAGAATTTGAGCAAGTTAAAAAACAGAACCGATTAGATGAATCAAAGGATTAAGGTTGGGATATGGGGAGATAGGGGGAAGCGGAGACGTGGGGATGGGGTGACGCGGAGATGGGGTGACGCGGAGAATTAAGCTATTCCCTGCACGCTGCCCCCTGCCCCCTGCACCCTGCCTCCTTCTCCCTGCCTATTTAGCCTGAATCGGGGTTAGAGCTACACCTTGGTAATAATGTCCCAAAATTTGTAAATAGCTGGCTCCGCGTTGGGCTAAACTATACGCGCCCCACTGACTCATACCTAAACCATGTCCGTAGCCTAGCCCTTGGAGGACAAAACTGCCATTTGCGCCTTTGCTAACGGTAAAACGGGTACTTTTTAGCTTGAGTGCGGTACGGACTTCCTCTCCTTGGAGGACTTTAGTACCTTGATCACCGATTATTTTCAGGGTTTTCACGCTGCGGAAAGGTGAGAAAGATTCAGCAATCATATCTTTGACATTACCGACACCAGAAATTATGGAGCTAATTTCCCCAGGTGAGAAGGTTTTTACCCAATTGCACTCTTTGACACCTTGATCAAAGTCTTGTACTGCACGGAGGTAAGGGAGAGTATTTCCCCAAACATCTTCTACATTTTCGGTGTGTCCACCAGAACAAGCATGGAAGACTGAGAGAATAATTCGGTTGTTATAGGTGAGGACTTTTCCGGCTGTACCATCTACAGCACCATAAGTATTACGGGATTCGCTGCTGACACCTTTGTAAATTTGCCAGCGGTCGGGACTATCTCCTAAATCATAAACAGGATTGTTGCGCTGTTTTTCTCGTTCATAGAGGGCATAGGTACGGGCTGCGATCGCTTGGGCTTTGAGGGCTTCGGGAGGCCAACTAGAATTCATTTCTCCACCGATGACGCTGTAGAGATATTCTTCTAAATCGACCCAATTAACTGCGGTTAAGCCTTTTTCGGTAGGAATGACAAGAGTTCTGCCTCGAAACCAGCGATCGCCAATATAAACAAATCCCTTAGCAGTTGGCTCAATCCAAAATAACCCAGATTGCCATTTATCCAAAGCCACTCCCCCAGGGACTGCTTGAGCAGCATAAGCGCTCATTCCTGGCAACTGTCCAAGAGTACGTCCTGCACTATCTTTAACTATTGCAGTTGTGGAAGCACCAACTTTGACTTGATTTACTCCCCTCTCAATTGCTACGCGCAGGATGACAGATGCTTGAGCAGGAGCAACCAAAACAAACCACAAGAGGATACCTATCCACCAATGTTGTCCTTGAATCCGGGAAAATAAAGTACCTAAATAAAGTTGGATTTTCATGCTGATTGTCTAATCACAAGCCTCTACAAGTTAAATAAGACAGTTCTCCCAGATAGGAGCTTGCCACCTCTACTTATTATGCATTTTGATTAGACTTGTGGGGTTTTAATCAGCAGATTGAATCGTGTCAGAACGTTTTGGAGATTTCCTGACTTTTGGCGAATTATTCACCTCATTTGCCACAATACCGATTAAATTCAACTGGCTCAAAATTTCGGTTGCTTGCATTAGTTCCTGTGGGGTTAACTGACCAATGCGCCCAACTATGACAATTCCATTACAAACAGAGGCAATAATTCTAGCATCAATGCTATCTAAAACAGAAGGAGCATCTATCAACACCAAGTCATAAATTTGCTCAAAAGACTGAATCAATTCTTTCATCCGCGCAGAACTAAGCAGATTTACCACATCGTCTGGTGTCGGACCAGCAGTTAAAATATCAATTGAGGGGTGAATAGGCTGGACGTAATTATTAACTTGGTTTTTGATATCATCCACCAATAACAGAGATAGCCCCCAATCATTGGATATTTTGAGGATTTTGTGTAAACTTGGCGATCGCAAATTAGCATCTATCACGAGAACTCGTTGATGCATATGTGCAGCACTAGCCCCAAGTCCCAAAGCTAAAGTTGTTTTTCCCTCTCCCGATACGGCTGAAGTCAACATCAAGGACTTGAAAGGTAAGGGACTCTTGAATATTTGAATATTTTGATAAATCATATCCAGGGTTTCATGGCTGGATAATTTATCGTCTGTTTCTATAGTTGGGGATGATAAATTTGGCTGTCTACGTCTTAAAATCTGCTGAAGTCTATTTTTTAAACTAGGTTTTCCCAATTTGGAAACAGAACCCAGTAATCGGATATTTGTGAGTTTTTGTAAATCTTGTGCCGAAAAAATGGCTTTATTAAAAAATTCCCAAATCAAGGCTACTACCGCACCTAAAACTGGACCAATTAACACGCCGACAATTATCAATAACCATTTACGATTACCGATATAAATTCCCAAGTCTGGTTCTTCCAATACTTGCCAATCAAATCCCCCTTGAGCAATTTTCATTCCCAATGACTGTTGTAACTGAAGTAATTGCTCAAGTGTTCGGCGTTGGACTGTTACATCTGAAAGCAATCGATTGTACTCTGATATTATGTTTGGGTAGGTACTTAGCTGCAAGCGAATTTGTTGTTCAGAGTTAGCTAAAGTATTTTCATTACTAATTAGTTCAAGGGCTGTTTTTTGTAACTGCTGCAACTCATTAACTAACTTGGGATCAATTCCTAATAACTTTGGTGTTGTGGTGCTAGTCTTGACGGCTTGATTTTGTAATTCTTCCTGTAATAAGGCCAGTTGAATTTGGCGTTTTTGCTTCAGTTTTATGACCATTGGTGAATTATCAGTGTAGCGCAGACCCTCCTGAGCTAAACTAAATTCTGTCTTTTTCACCTCATCTAATAAGGCTTGATAGCGGCTAGAACGATTCAAACTAGCTGCAAATTGTGCATTTTGGCTGGAAGATGCTATTTTTTGATCTAGGCTATTGTACTGAGCTTGTACAGATTGAAATTGGGAGCGCGTGGTTTGTCGTTCTTTTTGAATATCAGCTAGAGATTCTAGCAGGATTTTACTTTGTACTAACGGGTCAATTAAATTATGTTTTTTGCGGAAGAATTCTAATTTCTTCTCGGAAACTATTACATCTTTTTGTAATTTTGGTAATCGATTGCTAACGAAAGACAAAGCTTGATTTACACGTTGTTTTTTTTGTTCCCTATTGTAGTCTTGATAAACTTTCTGTAGAGCTTGTAAAACCCTTTTTGTCTTAACTGGATCTCGATCTTTGAAAGAAACAATAAATACTTGATTTACAACCCGATTAAATTTTGATAAATCATCTACAGAAGTTACTTGCAAAGCTCCTTGATTACCTGGCTCATTTTTACCCTTAAGATTTTCTATGGTAATATTGGGATAATGAGAGCGTAGTAAATGTACAGCTTTTTGTACCAAATGGGAACTCAGCATTATTTTCATCTGATGAGCATATTCTACAGATGAAAAGGTAGGTTTAATTAACTCAGGATTTGTATTTTCCTGCCTTTGAATTGATTGTGATTCTTCTTCATCTAAATCAGAACTTACCATGATCTGCATAGAACTCTGGTACATCGGTTTAGTGATGACAGCGAGCAGACTTGTAACTGATATAACTGAACAGGAAACCCCTAAAATTAAAAAGCGTCGGTAAAACAGAATTGTAGATATTTTTCTAATGTTAACCGCTCTTGGCTTAGAGGTAGTAACCAGTTGTTGATGATTTAGACCAGTTGTAGCCACTATAAAAGCCCTCTATTATTTAAACAATATATCTATCTGGAAGATGATTATGAGAAAAGAATTTGAGAGAATTTATACTCAAAATTGTCTCAGAAATAGCTAATATTTATTCTTTCCATGATGATAGGCCTACTTCATAGAAAATTCTCTTAAGTAGCTCTTACATAATCTATTCATTCAGATATATGCCCAGTCAGCACTATGATAATAAAATTATTCATTAGATTTTTAAATCTTTAATGAAGCCTGGACATGAGATATATTAAGGTTGATATTATATTTTCCATAACTCGTAAAACTACTCAGGTTATTTTTGAGGTTATTTTTCAGTTACTGTGAAAAAATTTGTATTTGAAAAAATACATCTGTTTTGTAGTAAGTCTTTTCCCATCTACAGCATATTTCAGGTTCCAGGAGGTACAAAATTTAAGGATAAAGCCTGATGCTAAGAGACTTTAAAACCTGTTCCCTCCGGTACAATGGTATGGCAACCGCCAAGATGGTTAGGACATTCACTGAAATTAAAGGCTATAAGACCGCTGCATTTAGGGATGATCCCAATTTTGCCAAAAAATACCAGCAATTATCAATGGTGGCTATAACTTCGCTTGTGCGGTCTTGGTTTGTTTAGCCCCAGAATTCTATGATGTTAGCGAAGCAGTACTAAGTATGGGTCAATTTACTATTTTGAATGTTTATTAGTGATGACAACTTCTCGCCTTCTAGGTATGTCATAGATCATAAAATCATGAGCCATTTCCGTTTTTGGGAAAATAGCACGGGCTTCCCGAAGTAAATCTTTGAACTCAATAGCATTTCCTGGAGCATAGCGGGGACTAAAATGAGTCATGAGTAATCTATTTACTCCAGCCGCGTAAGCTGTTTGTGCTGCCATTGTGCTTGTAGAATGCAATCTTTGAAAAGCCATATCTGCATCTTGATGAGCAAAGGTGGCTTCATGAATTAACAAATCTACATCTTGTGCTAACTGCACAGCGCCGTCACAATAAATGGTATCTGTACAATAGGCCATCTTCCGGCCAATTTCCGTATCTCCACACAATTCGTCGCCATGAATTACTCGCCCATCTGCAAGGGTAACAGTTTCACCGCGCTTGAGTTTCCCGTACATGGGACCTGAAGGTATTTGCAATTCTTTAGCTTTTTCCACATCAAAACGTCCTGGTCGATCTTTTTCAGCTATGCGATAACCAAAAGCTGGAATGCGGTGATGTAAAAGACCACAGCTAACGATAAAATCATTGTCTTCATAAATTACTCCGGGATGAACTGTATGTACCTTGACTGGGTAGGAAAAATGAGTGTGGGAATAACGTAAAGCAGCTTGCAGGTATTCATTTAACCCAGCAGGTCCATAAATATCAACCCTTTCGACATTACCAGCTAAACCGCAACTGGCAAGCAGTCCCATCAAGCCAAAGATGTGATCACCGTGCATATGGGTGATAAAAATTCGGGAGAGTTGGCTAATTTTTAGATCACTTCGTAAAATTTGATGCTGAGTACCTTCACCACAGTCAAATAACCACAGTTCTGCCCGTTGAGGTAATCTCAGTGCGACACTGGAAACATTACGTGATCTTGTAGGTACTCCGGAACTCGTCCCTAAAAATGTTATCTGCACAGTGTTTTTTAGCCTTTCTCTTGCTCAATATGAGGATTTATTCCCTACCTATAGTGACATGGTTGTTGAGTAAATAGACGTTCACCAATAAGCCACCTGAGAAGGGGCAAAATGCCAAAAGATAATAATTTATCCATGATAACAATACCTTCGCCAAAAAAAGAGAGGATAAATGGCGATCGCATAACTGCCCCTCCTAGGCGATCGCTCTTACCAATCATCATCAAGGCTAAAATGTTTATAGCGTCATAATTTCAGTCTCATTTACCCCAATTTATTTGGAACCAAGATTAAGGTTGAAACATAAGAAGCATAATTAGAGATTTTGGCATTGACAATTGCAGGTTGTTATCAGTACTGACAAATTGCAACAAAGCATTGATTTATTGCAACAAATTTTCTTATATTTAATCACTCATAATCTAAAAATTTAAATTTTGCTGAGAAATCTGTAAGAACTTGCTCAGGAAAATATCAGTTTTTTAGATATCAATCCTTATGTATCCATAATCTTGAGATGAATTATTTAAGCAATAATTATTTTCAAGTTCAAGCAAAGAACTATATTGGTGATTAATGCATTGAGGAATGGAAATTATGAACTTAAGAAATTTATTCATACTGGGTTTGTCTTCTCTTGTCATGGTTGGCTGCGTCCGTGAAGTATCAAATAACCAGGCTAATCAAAGTCCTATAGCTGTGAATGCATCTGTTCCTGTGTCTTCAACTCAGGCTAAACCTTTAGCTTCCTCAGCAAAATCTCCAGATTCAACAGTTATTAAATCAGGCACATTTGTTTCTGGAGAACATACAACTCAAGGAAAAGTTCGTATTACTACTAAAAACGGTAAATCATTTTTAGAGCTTGAGAATTCATTTAAGACCTCTGAATCTGGTCCAGACTTGGTAGTAATTTTACATCGTTCAAATAACGTAATTAATTCAACTAAGCCACCATCTTATTCCTTAAAAAAAGGAGACTATATTGTTCTTGCTCCTTTACAAAAATATAGTGGCGCTCAAACATATTCTATTCCTGAAAACATCAATTTATTAAACTACAAATCTGCCGCTATCTGGTGTCGCAAGTTTAATGCTACTTTTGGTGCTGCTAATTTGAGCAGTTAAAAATTAATCAAAAACTAACTACAATTGACAAGGGCAAAATTTATAAAATTAACTTTATAAAATTGATTGGTAAAGTTAATCTAGTTTTTTGATGAAGGTATTGTGATAATTCACAGTATATCAGCAGCTATCCACTCTGCCTTCAGGAATCTAAACTTTTGAAAAAATTTGTCTAATGCCAAGATAGTTCACAAATAGTTCCTTGAGGAGAAAGGGGAACCCGTCGAAATTTACCTTTAATTTGTCGTGCTAAATTTTTGAACTGTTGTGTTCCCCGGCTTTCTCTTGAGGATTTAACCCCCAAACCATCATCTACAATGCTGAGTGTGTAGCAGCCCCCAGATAGAGATAAAGTGACTTGGAGACAGGTGACTCCTGTAGCGTGTTTGCCCACATTACACAAAGCTTCTTCCAGAAATCGGCAGAGTCCTCGCTTGTTTTCAAGGGTCAAATTGCTTTCATCTATAGGCTCAAATGTGCGGATTTTTAGCTTGAGGGTTCTAAAGCAGGGAAAATCTCGCTCCAACGTATGACTATAAACTTGATAGAGAATTTCATGTAGAGGATCTTGTAAATTTATGACTGTACGATTTCCTAAATAAAGGCTAGGTTCTTGCGTAAAGGTTTCTTGTTGCCAAAATTCATAAATTCCTCGTAGCTCTTGGTTTAAATGCTGTAGTTCTTTTTCTAATTCAGGAAGCAATTTGTGAATTGGTAAATCTTCTCCTTTCAGCAGTCTTAAAACCCTATCCAGGTTTTGGAGTGGTCCGTTGTGAATTGTTTCAAATGTAATTTCAATGATAGCTTGCCTAGCTTTAATTCGTGACCTAGCAGTTTGGTCATATTGATAGAAAGCTGTAATTGCTATGGCATTGATAAGAAAAATTATAATTGCTGGAAATATTGAAATCCAAAGACTATCAATTAACAGCAAATACCCAATACTAACTAAACCAGAAGTGGCGATACCAATAACTACAATATTTTCTAGTTGAAGTTTCATCATACCAACAATAGCAGTGTTGGAAATATCCAAGCCAAAAATCCAAATATCTTCCCATCGCTCTTTGATTGTCTTAAATGTTTTTAACTGCATAAGCTTGATGTTTAGTCTTAAAATTTAATTATTTTATATTTATAATTAATCAATTAAGCCTTGTTCTCTTGCTTGCATTTCAGTTTGGATACGGATGTTCTTGCCATCTTCAGGGTAAATATTTAATGCATCTTGTAGCTTACTCCAATAATGACGTACCATGCGTTCAGATATACACATTTTTTCCGCTATTGATTTATCTTGTAATCCTTCCTCAAATGCTAGGGTTAATACCTTCAGCCACTCTGGTTTAACTTCTAATCCTGAGTGAATTCTACTAATATCTTTTGTATGAGTTAATCCCTGTAATGCCCAATCAACTCTTGTTAACATTTCCTGGGTAGAAAGACTTTTATCCGCGATGGTAAATCCTCCTTTATGACTATCAATATCTAATCGAATACGTATTAATGTTCTGACGTGGGCGCTTTGGACAACAATATTCAAATGTGGATATTGTTTCATCAAAATTTTCAGAAGTTTAATTCCATTATCAGGTCTAGCATTCAATCCCATTTGTTCTGGAATAGAAAGATCCATAACGATGAGATCAGGTTGTAAGCTAGTAACTTGCTCAAGAGTATTATTAGCATTTATAGCAGTTATAAACTCAGCCCTAGGATAGTTTTTTCGGAGAATATCAACTGTGCCACTTAGAACTGCTTCATGGTCATCAATCACCATGATTTTCAGCAATTCTTTTGCTGATAAAAGTTGTTCCATATTTAATAAGTACTCTGAAAGAGAAACACTAAGTAATTGTTATTTTAATCGATTAGTATGAATTTAATTTAGTTAAATTCTAATAGATTTTATTATTTATAGTTTATGGAATATAAGGTGTGTAACCCTTAAAATATGAATTTGTGCTGACAAACAGTTCTAATTAATACATTAATTATCTCAAATTTAAACTAGCTTGAATTAGGGAAAATTCAGTAGCTATCAGATGTTTCAATGATATAACATTTGGTATACCGTTAGTTAATTAGTCATGTAAAATACCTACCAATAAAAATGCCAAAATGACCTAAGATTATTGTTGTAGTGCAAGCATTTACCTGATATTAAAAAATTAAAGCTATGGTAAAGATATTCTAGCTCAGGTAACTGGGAGTGAAGAATTAGAGTAGATATATCAGGATAGGAAATTTTGACAACTAATTGCCCCATATTCCGTATTTTTTTTAATCTAATATACATAGAAAAAGCTATTAAACTTTCAGATTTTGGTAAAGTTATGATCAGTAATTCTTCTAAAGCTCTTAAAATTATTAAACTGCATTCAATCGGTTCATATCGCCAGTAATCTGGCATATCAATATGAAAATATGAATGGGGATAGAAGGATAGCCAAGGTTCTAATAAATACTCAATTGATAAAGGTAAGCTATCTTGAATAAATGTTGGGCATAAGCGATCACTCAATTGTACTAAAGAGTGATGAAAATTTTCAATTTTTTTGCTACATTCTTGAATTTCATCAATTGACAAACTTAAATTATCTATCGCCAATACATCTAAACTGCGACGTATGGTGAATGATTCTTGTAATAAGCCATCTCGGATTTTTTCAGCTTCCAAAAATAGTTTTATAGCTTGTCTATAAGACCACCACTGTAATGCTTTTTGAATCATTTTTTCAGATGTCATAAACTTTACAATGGTTATGACTTGAATAATTCAACTAATTTGACGATACATAATACTGATAAGTACTCATAAATCAGTAATTAACCTGGCTTTTCTGAGGATAAATTTCAATGCAGTATCTTCTCTGGAAATAATGTCAGCTTTTACTTCCATTCCTGATTGAACATAACACTGGTGATTTGTAGTACCAAATTCAAGTCTTTCCGGTTGAATAGTTGCTTCAAAGTAGCTACTAGGATTTGTTTGGGTACCATTATTCGTCTGGGTTGTGATTACGTCTGGAGAAATAGTTTTGACAACACCCTTAAGAGTTCCATAATCTGGATAGGGACAGGCATCAAGACGCATTTGTACTTTTTGATCTACAGCAACTTTTTTAATGTCAGCTGTAGAGATCATAGCTTTAATCACTAAAGAAGCATTATTAGGAACAATTTCAGCAATAGATTCACTAGTACGCACAACTTGACCAGAGTTTCGCAAATTTAGTTTAAGAATAATACCGTTACTAGTGGCAATAATGATACTTTTTTTAAGTTGGTTTTCTAGTTGTTGAAGTTCCTTTTGAGATTGATTGAGTTGGGTTAGCAATTCAACACGTCTTTCAATTAAGGCTTGTTTTTCTTTGTTTAAACTAGCAATATTGGCTTGACCTTTGGCAGTTTCTTGGGCAATACGTTCTTCTGCTATCATCACCATTGCTGTAGTTGGATTAACTGCAACTTTAGCTGATTCAACTTGGATTTTAGCTATTTCAAAAGACCTTTTTACTGCTTGCAGCGTTAGTTCTGATTGCTTAACAACTAGTAGTTTCTGCTCATATTCTCGTCGCCCAATAGCTCCAATTTCTGACAATTGCTTATAGCGATCACTATCTATCTGGGCAAATACTAAATCAGCTTCAGCCTTGTCTAAATCTGTCTGAGCTTTTTGCAAACTTTCCTTAGCTGAAAGGAATTCATTTTGAGTATTAGTTTGCTTTTCTTGATATTCTCTTTCATTCCGTACCAAATCAACTTTTGCAGAAGCAATAGTCTTTTCTATAACTGTTTTTTCGGCTAAAATTTGACTATCCAAAATCCTAACTTGACTATCAATTTGGATGAGTTGTAATTTACGTTGTTGCAGTTCAACTTGTAATTGGCTTTTTTTAATTAGCAATTCGCTCGTATCAAGCTTGGCAATAACATCACCTATTTTAACTACCTGATTTTCTTTAGCTAAAATACTTTTGATTGTACCTTCTATTTCTGGTTGTACTATACGAACTTCGCCTGTAGGACGGACAGTTGCAGTAGCTTTAACTGTCACATTATATTTGACCCATGAAGAGAGGGTAATCCCAGTAGCAACCGTGCTAAGGAGGAAAATTCCCGCCAAAGAAGTCCAAAAACTAATAGGAGGAAGAAAGTCATTATTTTCCGATGAAGAGATAACTTTTTCATTGGGAGTATAAATCATAATTAGCTGATGATTATTAATAATTAGGGAATTAAAAAATCTAAATGATCTCCAGTTTTTGTTTTTAATTCCTCCAAAGAACCTTGTAGTTTTAGTTTGCCCTGATCTAGCAAAACTATCCAATCGGCACGATTAATTACCTTAGGACGGTGAGTAATTAAAATAGTTGTTTTCCCTTGGCGATGCTTAAATAATTGATCTAAAACTTGTGTCTCGCTTACAGGATCAAGTCCACCTGTAGATTCATCTAAAATCAAAATTGGTGGGTCTGTAACAATAGCACGAGCTATTGCTAATCTTTGTCTTTGTCCACCAGAAATATTAGCACCAAATTCACCTAAAATAGTTTGATATGTTTCTGGAAGTTTACTGATAAATTCATCAGCACCAGAAATTTGACAAGCTTTTACAATTTGTTCAAATGTAACGTATGGCGCTCCTAACCGGAAATTTTCGACAATAGAACGACTCCAAAAATGAGCATCTTGGGGAACAAGTACCACCTGTTGACGCAGACATTCTAAAGATAGGTCTTGGAGGTTATAAAGTCCAATGCGGATATTGCCAGATTGGAGTTTATATAATCCAGAAATCAATTTTGCTAAAGTACTTTTACCACATCCAGATTTACCAATAATTGCAACAACTTTACCTCCAGGAATTGTTAAAGAAAAATCTTCTAATAAGTCAATCCTACCAGCATAGTGAAAGTTTATATTTGTACAAATTATGTCAGCAGCTTCGGGAATGTGAGCAAAAGGTTTTTTTCCATCACCTTCATTTTCTGGAGTGGCATCTATCACTTCTGTAAGTCGTTGTATGGCAGTTTTCGCACGAGTAAATTCTTCAACAAAACTGATAACAGTACTAATTAATGCTAAGAAGTTACTATTCATCGAGTTAAATGC contains the following coding sequences:
- a CDS encoding HlyD family secretion protein; amino-acid sequence: MIYTPNEKVISSSENNDFLPPISFWTSLAGIFLLSTVATGITLSSWVKYNVTVKATATVRPTGEVRIVQPEIEGTIKSILAKENQVVKIGDVIAKLDTSELLIKKSQLQVELQQRKLQLIQIDSQVRILDSQILAEKTVIEKTIASAKVDLVRNEREYQEKQTNTQNEFLSAKESLQKAQTDLDKAEADLVFAQIDSDRYKQLSEIGAIGRREYEQKLLVVKQSELTLQAVKRSFEIAKIQVESAKVAVNPTTAMVMIAEERIAQETAKGQANIASLNKEKQALIERRVELLTQLNQSQKELQQLENQLKKSIIIATSNGIILKLNLRNSGQVVRTSESIAEIVPNNASLVIKAMISTADIKKVAVDQKVQMRLDACPYPDYGTLKGVVKTISPDVITTQTNNGTQTNPSSYFEATIQPERLEFGTTNHQCYVQSGMEVKADIISREDTALKFILRKARLITDL